In Pochonia chlamydosporia 170 chromosome 3, whole genome shotgun sequence, the following are encoded in one genomic region:
- a CDS encoding UDP-N-acetylglucosaminyltransferase (similar to Neosartorya fischeri NRRL 181 XP_001265316.1) yields MPSAHLGPFTPEHNLRRKTPGGTVESGYDGSPIQQFPGPPPLKHMILPVSASPAPYASRTTLPGTLQQPWVQPNAPSAHHQSCPSATHFPPTPWAYNDAAPATFDPSTILTSVPYPMNSPLTVNNLQAACQHSDFCQPVLRAHEHNVRAFCPPPAPTSGSLLFGHMGWQPGPSPWDHHKYEQPIPFGVTYATADTPRTAYTNPTNLVNQQSSIYSKHLELTGGTNHSTHSQRWGSLPLHIASHNGALGRGSISTAESHFREKSLQHSHQSYIELLSYLQASGRTNPTRSSPGSFNSQKLPAYPKPPKLRCIGMSKCSSISTPDTLCINNVDAESSQRARRYTLGNSRALYSNPAYNPPVPSSNTAYVLDQKLVSTDLNLASSPFDTVATASTHPLPIANALSSLEILNNLCEQSEWRWIEGMLVGGCLLYGLERYGDALKWFSAITKLDSTHVEATTHVGAALYCLGRQSEAEQNWLRAVKLQPDFLDAAEHLVGHLYRNRSGEAVEVIAYVQKALGPVLSSNTNALKAKTISGESRGPNVPANLDIQFSTRGQGADIAGFGSSGYLLSGLDNGRMLALIHAKGTLLYSQKDIDRASKAFQEAVLISVGRQVTGIQELIRLIQAALSPRVAHNDVEGHTSQPSRPLMLAPEKARHTARLVFGGCGDLPGLRFLRSGPSKRAAVQTTSNSLLSLAKILQDAMSSGNTDLTLFRGSSQVSDILALYYLSLSLQESPSTANNVGILLAGVQQGIATSTSTANKAVTQTSIPGIIPGSGLALALAYYNYGLRLDPNHVHLHTNLGSLLKDVGQLDLAIQMYERAVSCDGTFDIALTNLANAVKDKGRINDAIHYYRRAVNANPGFAEAVCGLFTALNSVCNWRGRGGAFLESGKYDRWHVNSDGVLVDVQTSGCSSGLTKRVVDIVSQQLKDASYWGRDMLQDSVIQELVRQLQPLCKDPTFRLEESLRHWAGRPWEGSRLLRLIERATKVLLRKSYGDYYLSAGTEAWAYERPKLPQSLAIPSAPTVLPFHTFTCPLTAKHIRAIAQRNALRISSSTLRSPWMPSTVCQPPHPPNPNLNVGYISSDFNNHPLAHLMQSAFGFHDPDRVRAICYATTPSDRSVHRQQIEREAPVFRDVSNWPPDKLIEQITRDNIHILVNLNGYTRGARNEIFAARPAPIQMSFMGFAGTLGAEWCDYILADKTAIPSTTLRPWRDNVSIEDIFCDESEDTAGDWMYSENIIFCRDTFFCCDHAQSCAIGEKGTEWADVERRRWEMRKELFPRLGDDVIILGNFNQLYKIDPTTFRSWLRILARAPRAVLWLLRFPEPGESNLRATAKAWAGLEVAERIIFTDVAPKNQHISRAGVCDLFLDTPECNAHTTAADVLWSSTPLLTLPRYPYKMCSRMAASILRGALPRSLEGQQAANELITDSDVEYEQRAVHLANGLKYTITEGGYGRADGRLADIRKLLWDSKWRCGLFDTQRWVKDLEKAYEEAWRRWIDGTGGDIYL; encoded by the exons ATGCCGTCCGCACATTTAGGACCGTTTACGCCTGAACATAACCTCCGAAGAAAGACGCCAGGTGGTACGGTTGAGTCGGGGTATGATGGCTCCCCGATTCAGCAATTTCCAGGCCCTCCACCATTGAAGCATATGATTCTCCCCGTATCAGCTAGCCCAGCTCCCTACGCCTCAAGAACTACCTTGCCGGGAACTTTACAGCAACCTTGGGTCCAACCGAATGCACCCAGCGCTCATCACCAAAGCTGCCCTTCTGCAACACATTTTCCTCCTACCCCTTGGGCATACAACGATGCAGCACCCGCAACTTTTGATCCTTCGACCATTTTGACCAGTGTACCCTACCCGATGAACAGTCCATTGACTGTCAATAATCTCCAAGCCGCATGTCAGCATTCGGATTTTTGCCAGCCAGTTCTTCGAGCACACGAGCACAATGTGCGCGCCTTCTGCCCACCTCCTGCCCCAACCAGCGGCTCCTTACTCTTTGGGCACATGGGTTGGCAACCCGGACCATCGCCATGGGATCATCACAAATACGAGCAGCCCATTCCCTTTGGTGTCACGTATGCCACGGCAGATACACCGCGCACGGCATATACCAACCCTACCAATCTTGTGAACCAACAATCATCTATATATTCCAAGCATCTAGAGTTGACTGGCGGGACGAACCATTCCACACATAGCCAACGGTGGGGAAGTCTACCTCTGCATATTGCTTCCCACAATGGAGCCTTGGGAAGAGGATCAATCTCAACTGCAGAGTCACATTTTCGCGAAAAATCATTGCAACATTCCCACCAAAGCTACATTGAACTGCTTTCATACTTGCAAGCAAGTGGCAGAACTAACCCAACGAGAAGTAGCCCTGGCAGTTTCAATTCGCAGAAGCTCCCAGCATACCCTAAACCACCGAAGCTACGATGCATTGGAATGTCCAAATGCTCTAGTATATCAACCCCAGACACCTTGTGCATCAACAACGTTGACGCGGAGTCGTCCCAACGAGCTAGACGGTATACTCTGGGGAACTCTCGGGCATTATACAGCAACCCTGCCTACAACCCGCCAGTTCCAAGTAGCAACACCGCATATGTACTTGACCAAAAACTAGTCTCAACAGACCTCAACCTCGCAAGTTCCCCTTTTGATACCGTAGCGACTGCTTCAACACATCCCCTGCCGATTGCAAACGCTCTATCGTCGTTGGAGATTCTCAACAACCTATGTGAGCAAAGCGAATGGCGGTGGATAGAAGGGATGCTCGTGGGAGGCTGCCTACTGTATGGCCTAGAGAGGTATGGTGATGCATTGAAGTGGTTCTCGGCAATTACTAAGTTGGATTCGAC TCACGTTGAGGCTACTACGCACGTAGGTGCAGCTCTGTATTGTCTTGGTCGCCAAAGTGAAGCTGAGCAGAACTGGCTTCGGGCGGTAAAGTTACAACCCGATTTTCTAGATGCCGCCGAGCACCTGGTTGGGCATCTGTACAGAAACCGTAGTGGAGAAGCCGTCGAAGTCATAGCATATGTTCAGAAAGCTCTAGGCCCTGTCTTATCAAGCAACACGAACGCTctcaaggcaaagacaatCTCGGGGGAATCAAGAGGACCCAACGTACCAGCAAACCTCGACATTCAGTTTTCAACCAGAGGACAAGGTGCGGACATAGCCGGCTTTGGCTCTAGCGGCTATTTGCTGTCTGGCTTAGATAACGGAAGGATGCTGGCCTTAATTCATGCGAAAGGCACGCTATTGTATAGCCAGAAAGACATTGACCGCGCCTCCAAAGCGTTTCAGGAAGCCGTTCTGATCAGTGTGGGACGGCAAGTTACTGGAATACAGGAGCTCATACGTCTTATTCAGGCAGCGCTGTCGCCCCGGGTTGCACACAATGATGTTGAGGGCCACACGTCGCAGCCTTCGCGGCCATTGATGCTGGCACCAGAGAAAGCTCGGCACACTGCCCGTCTTGtgtttggtggctgtggTGATTTACCAGGCCTCCGATTTCTTCGAAGCGGGCCTTCTAAGCGCGCCGCCGTGCAAACAACAAGCAACTCTTTGCTTTCACTTGCTAAAATCTTGCAAGATGCCATGTCCAGTGGCAATACGGACCTAACCCTATTCCGCGGATCATCTCAAGTCAGCGATATCCTTGCCCTGTACTATCTGTCGCTCTCTCTCCAAGAGAGCCCATCCACCGCCAATAATgttggcatccttctcgCTGGTGTTCAGCAAGGTATTGCCACCTCCACAAGCACAGCTAACAAAGCAGTTACGCAAACTAGTATACCCGGTATCATCCCAGGCAGTGGCCTTGCGCTGGCTCTTGCGTATTACAATTATGGCCTTCGACTCGATCCAAATCATGTTCATCTTCACACAAATCTCGGCAGTTTGCTCAAGGATGTTGGTCAATTGGATTTGGCCATACAGATGTATGAACGCGCTGTATCCTGCGACGGGACGTTCGACATCGCTCTTACAAATCTTGCAAACGCTGTGAAAGACAAGGGGAGGATAAACGATGCCATTCATTACTATCGACGCGCCGTAAATGCGAATCCCGGGTTCGCGGAAGCCGTATGTGGGCTGTTCACGGCTTTAAATTCTGTGTGCAACTGGCGCGGACGTGGGGGCGCATTTCTCGAATCCGGAAAGTATGACCGGTGGCATGTCAACAGTGATGGGGTGCTTGTGGATGTTCAAACGAGCGGTTGTAGCAGCGGCCTGACGAAGCGTGTCGTTGATATTGTGAGCCAACAATTAAAGGATGCATCTTACTGGGGCCGAGACATGTTGCAGGACTCTGTTATTCAAGAATTGGTCAGGCAACTACAACCTCTCTGCAAAGACCCAACTTTCCGGTTAGAAGAATCCCTTCGTCATTGGGCTGGTCGGCCGTGGGAAGGATCCCGCCTTTTACGGTTAATAGAGCGCGCCACGAAGGTGTTATTGAGGAAGAGCTATGGTGATTATTATTTGAGTGCCGGAACAGAAGCATGGGCGTACGAACGACCAAAGCTGCCTCAGAGTTTGGCTATCCCATCAGCACCGACTGTTCTTCCGTTCCATACTTTTACCTGTCCCTTGACAGCAAAGCACATAAGAGCAATCGCTCAACGAAATGCTCTACGAATATCTAGCTCGACTCTTCGATCACCTTGGATGCCTTCTACCGTCTGCCAGCCGCCTCACCCCCCCAACCCGAATCTGAATGTGGGATATATATCCTCGGATTTTAATAACCACCCTTTGGCACACCT GATGCAATCGGCTTTTGGGTTTCATGACCCGGACCGTGTTCGGGCTATATGCTATGCCACCACCCCAAGTGATAGATCTGTTCATCGCCAGCAAATTGAGCGCGAGGCACCGGTATTTAGAGACGTCAGCAACTGGCCACCAGATAAGTTGATCGAACAGATTACGCGCGACAATATTCACATACTGGTAAACTTGAACGGCTACACTCGCGGCGCAAGAAACGAAATTTTTGCAGCCCGGCCGGCACCTATTCAAATGTCGTTCATGGGGTTTGCCGGAACCCTGGGTGCTGAGTGGTGCGACTACATCCTAGCTGATAAGACTGCCATTCCGTCGACCACCCTTCGACCCTGGAGGGATAACGTGTCAATTGAAGATATATTTTGTGACGAAAGCGAGGACACAGCTGGTGATTGGATGTATTCGGAGAATATTATATTTTGCCGTGATACTTTCTTTTGCTGCGACCATGCACAGTCCTGTGCAATCGGCGAGAAGGGAACGGAATGGGCTGATGTGGAGAGGCGCAGATGGGAGATGCGAAAGGAGCTGTTTCCAAGATTGGGAGACGATGTCATCATTCTCGGCAACTTCAACCAGCTGTACAAG ATCGATCCTACTACATTTCGGTCCTGGCTACGGATCCTTGCCCGGGCCCCACGAGCTGTTTTGTGGTTGCTTCGGTTCCCCGAACCTGGTGAGAGCAACCTGAGAGCCACAGCTAAAGCGTGGGCCGGGCTTGAAGTTGCAGAAAGAATCATATTCACAGATGTCGCCCCAAAGAATCAACACATCTCCAGGGCTGGAGTGTGTGACTTGTTTCTGGACACTCCAGAGTGCAATGCACACACCACAGCGGCTGACGTACTGTGGTCCAGCACTCCGCTCCTAACACTCCCCCGTTACCCCTACAAAATGTGCTCTCGAATGGCTGCATCTATTTTGCGTGGCGCGCTGCCCCGATCGTTGGAGGGTCAACAGGCAGCCAATGAACTGATTACCGACAGTGATGTAGAGTATGAGCAGCGCGCGGTTCATCTGGCAAACGGTCTCAAATACACGATAACTGAGGGTGGATACGGCCGAGCCGACGGTCGCCTGGCAGACATCCGGAAACTTCTGTGGGATAGTAAGTGGCGTTGCGGATTATTCGATACCCAGCGGTGGGTAAAAGACCTAGAAAAAGCATATGAAGAGGCGTGGCGAAGATGGATTGATGGCACTGGCGGTGACATTTACCTCTGA
- a CDS encoding transcription regulator HTH, Myb-type, DNA-binding protein (similar to Metarhizium robertsii ARSEF 23 XP_007819844.1), with protein sequence MSGQRRGPWTSNEDHRLMALISLHGAHNWVLIAQILQTRSPKQCRERYHQNLKPTLKHDPISAEEGQKIETMVERIGKRWAEISRHMSGRSDNAIKNWWNGSQNRRKRLARRRESRTAATAASSAMSSPSLSSPSSLSPSPPSLFGRTMQQARLSVVSPVLPAPRASHSISPPLFSHRNRIGSWSDDFLPSPGPSESPDSDYGINYTTSPRDQPRSLRSRQAQVELPPLRVWAENNPTEPRLPRITPEGPIDQREFERLPPLPSPRQLMTAPTSPVQQLSETRPERASWQRDFERLPHTRLQPQQPRSSRPTSDDIANDANKKMKLASLLA encoded by the coding sequence atgtctggccagCGGAGAGGCCCTTGGACCTCAAATGAGGACCATCGCCTTATGGCCTTGATATCCCTTCATGGTGCTCATAATTGGGTCCTCATTGCTCAAATTCTCCAGACACGGTCGCCGAAGCAGTGCCGAGAACGCTATCACCAGAATCTTAAaccgacattgaagcatgACCCTATCTcagcagaagaaggccagAAGATTGAGACAATGGTAGAGAGGATTGGAAAACGATGGGCAGAGATTTCACGTCACATGTCGGGACGAAGCGACAACGCCATCAAAAATTGGTGGAACGGAAGCCAGAACCGGCGGAAGCGCCTTGCACGCCGTCGAGAATCACGGACGGCAGCGACAGCAGCGTCCTCGGCCATGTCATCCCCATCTTTATCATCGCCGTCATCGCTGTCCCCCTCGCCACCCTCACTATTTGGCAGGACCATGCAGCAGGCACGATTGTCAGTCGTGAGTCCGGTGCTACCCGCACCTCGTGCTAGCCACTCAATATCACCTCCTTTGTTCAGTCACAGGAATAGGATAGGGTCTTGGAGTGATGACTTCCTCCCGTCCCCTGGTCCATCTGAATCACCTGACTCTGATTATGGCATCAACTACACTACATCTCCTAGAGACCAACCGCGAAGCCTTCGTTCTCGTCAAGCCCAAGTTGAACTACCTCCACTGCGCGTATGGGCAGAAAACAATCCTACAGAGCCTCGACTACCTCGAATTACGCCGGAGGGCCCAATTGATCAGAGAGAGTTCGAACGCCTTCCGCCACTACCTAGTCCTCGTCAGCTCATGACAGCACCGACTTCACCTGTGCAACAATTGAGTGAAACAAGGCCAGAGCGAGCATCATGGCAGAGGGATTTTGAGCGGTTGCCGCATACTCGTTTGCAACCGCAACAGCCAAGGTCATCGCGTCCAACTAGTGATGATATCGCTAATGATGCAAACAAAAAAATGAAGCTAGCATCACTGCTAGCGTAG